ACGTGGATGGCGGCTGGCGGCTGGCGCCGACCGACAGGCCGGAAACCAGTCTGGCATTCGCGATGGCGCCGGCAGGGGAAGACGTCGGGGAGACGGAACGGCGCCTGCATGGCCTGCTCGACATCGGGAACGGGCCGGTGATCGCCGCCTGCCTTCATGCGACCCGGCCACAGACCGAACTGGTTCTGGTCGTGCATCACGGCTGCGTCGACGGCGTTTCCTGGCGCGTGATCGAAGAGGAACTCACCGCCCTGATGACGCCCGACGCCGCTCCCGCTCCGGTGGCGGGCGCCGGTTACATGGAATGGGCGGCGCAGCTGGCCCGCCACGCGGCGGACGCCGATGGGAGCGCGCTGGCGCAGGCTTGGGCGGACCGGATCGGCGGACCGGCGGGACGCCTGCCGGGACCGGTCGATCCGCGCGATCTCCCGGATGCGGGCACCTGCATCCGCAGCATGCGCGTGTCGGTCGGGTCGCCGCTCGGCGATGCGAGCCTGCATGAGGTCCTGCTCACCGCGGTCGCCTGGAGCCTGGGGGCATGGATGGGCGACAAACGCATCGTCCTCGATGCCGAAGGCCATGGACGCCTTGACGGCACGGTATCGGCCGATGTGTCCCGGACGGTCGGCTGGTTCACCTCGATCACCCCGATGCGGCTCGACTTCGATACCTGCAAAAGCCCGGCGGATGCGCTGCGCGTCACCCGCTCCGCGCTGGAGGCTGCGCGGGGGCGGGATCTCGAATGGGGGTTCCTGCGGCATCTCGGGCTGTGCCCCAGGGAACACCCGCTGGCGGCCTTGCCCGAGCAGCAGGTGAGCTTCAACTATCTCGGCTCCTTCGACACCTCCAAGACCGTCGATGCGGTCGTGCGCGCGGTGCCGGATTCACTCGGCGCCACCCAGGCGCCCGGGGCGCCGCGGCGCTATCTCATCGACATCGCCGCACAGGCAATCAGAGCGGAACTGGAGCTTTCCGTCAAATTCACGCCGGAGGTCCATTCCGAGGAGGAGATCGCCGACTGGCTCGAATCCTGCCGCGACGTGCTGCGCGGCCTTCTGCGGGGCGGTGCCCGCCTCGGACTTGCCGAAGAGGACTTCCTTGCCGCTCTCGATGAGGTAACCTTTGATTGAAGTCTGCCCCCCCCCGGTCAGACGGACCGAACAACAGGTTGAACAAAAGGCTCAACAAGAAGGACCGGGTCCATGCCGATGGTGGAACGACCGGACGGGAGATGTGTCATGAGCACGAATACGGAGCTGCTGCAAAACCAGCTCGCCGCGGAACTGAGCGAAGCGCGGGAGCCGAAGGACATCGAAGCCCTGCGCGTCAAGTATCTCGGCCGGCAGGGCCTGATCGCGGGCGAGGTTCGCGGAACCGACTTCTCGACCCTGAGCGAGGAGGAGAAGCGGGAGGCCGGCCGCCGGGTCAGCAGCCTCAAGGCCTTTGCCGAAGCGGCGATCGGCGAAGCTCGTGCCAAGACGGAGGAGCGCGCCGCACGGGCGCGCCGGCGGGGACTGGTCGACCTGACCCTGCCCGGCACGGGTGCGCGGGCCGGCAGCCTGCACCCCGTCACCCAGACGCAGATGTTCCTTGAGGACGTGTTCCAGAGCATGGGCTTCCGCGTCGAGACCGGTTTCGAGGTCGAGGACGAATTCTACAATTTCGACGCCCTCAACATCCCCGGCGACCATCCGGCGCGCGACATGCACGACACCTTCTGGCTGGAGGACGGGCGGCTCCTGCGCACCCACACCTCGGCGACGCAGGTTCGCGCCATGCGCATGTACGGTGCGCCGCTGCGCGCGGTCTTCCCCGGCCGCTGCTTCCGCAACGAGGCGACGGACACCTCCCACGAGACCACCTTCCATCAGTTCGAAGGCCTCATGATCGACGAGGACGTGACGGTCGCCACCGTCCTTGCGGTGATGGAAGCGCTTCTCCGGCAGGTCTTCGGCCGGGAGGTGAGCGTGCGCCTGCGGCCCGGCTACTTCCCCTTCGTCGAACCGGGCTTCGAACTCGACCTGCGATGCCTGATCTGCGGCGGCAACGGGTGCCGGGTCTGCAAGCAGACGGGCTGGGTGGAGCTGATGCCCTGCGGAATGGTCCATCCGAACGTGTTGCGCGCCGGCGGGATCGACCAGGACCGCTATCGCGGCTTCGCCTTCGGGCTTGGCCTGACGCGGCTGACGATGATGAACTTTTCGATTCCCGACATCCGGCTCCTTGGCTCGGGGGACCTGCGTCTTCTCGATCAATTCCCCGCCGTTCTGTAACCGACCCGCCGCTGCCGTAAAGGGAAGAACATGCTCATCTCCTTGAATTGGCTGGGAGATCACGTCGATCTCACCGGCCTCGCCCCCGAAGGGATCGCCGAGCGCCTCACCGTCAGCTGCGCCGAGGTCGAGGGACTGACCGAGGTGAAGATCGCCTCGGATTTCGCCGTGGTCGCCCGCATCCTCGCCGCCAGGCCGATCGACGGCGGGCTCGAACTCGAACTCAACGCCGGTGGCGGGCAGCGCGTGACCCTGCGCCATGCCGCGGCACCCGGCTTGGCCGAAGGGCGCCATGTGGCCTATGGACCGCCGGGTTTCCCCTGGCCGAATGGCGGCGAATGCAGGGAAGGCGGCCTCGTGTCGATGGCGGCGCTCGGTCTCGGCGAAGACGTCGGGCCGATCCTCTGTCCCGCGGACGCGTCGCCGGGCACCCCGCTCTCGCGCTTCATTCCGACCGGCGACACGCTGATCGAGATCGACAACAAAAGCGCGACCCACAGGCCGGATCTCTGGGGCGTCTACGGCTTCGCGCGTGAACTTGCCGCCATCCTGCGGCGTCCGCTCACCCCGCTCGACACGGCCGACCTGCCGCGGTTCGGCGATTTGCCCGATCTGCCCGTCGCCAACGAAGCCGCCGGCGATTGCGAGGTGCTGACCGGCTTCGCAGTGGACGTCGCGGACCTGCCGGTGACGCCGCTGCCGGTCCAGGCGCGCCTCGCGCTCATGGGCATCCGGTCCGCCGGTATCCTCGTCGACGCCACCAACTATGTCATGCTGGAGACCGGCCAGCCCACCCATGCCTACGACCGCGACGTGGTGAGCGGACTTGCCGTGCGCATGGCCGGCAAAGCCCGCGATTTCGTCACGCTGGACGGACGCGGGCGGCGGCTGGAGCCGGAGGATCTCGTGGTCTTCGCCGGCGACACGCCGGTCGGCCTTGCCGGCATCATGGGCGGCGCGCGGAGCGCCGTCGGCGACGGTTCGACGAGGATTCTGATCGAAGCCGCGCAGTTCCGCGCCGCACGGGTGCGCCGCACCGCCGGCCGGCTGGGCCTGCGCA
This portion of the Azospirillum sp. B510 genome encodes:
- the pheS gene encoding phenylalanine--tRNA ligase subunit alpha, whose amino-acid sequence is MSTNTELLQNQLAAELSEAREPKDIEALRVKYLGRQGLIAGEVRGTDFSTLSEEEKREAGRRVSSLKAFAEAAIGEARAKTEERAARARRRGLVDLTLPGTGARAGSLHPVTQTQMFLEDVFQSMGFRVETGFEVEDEFYNFDALNIPGDHPARDMHDTFWLEDGRLLRTHTSATQVRAMRMYGAPLRAVFPGRCFRNEATDTSHETTFHQFEGLMIDEDVTVATVLAVMEALLRQVFGREVSVRLRPGYFPFVEPGFELDLRCLICGGNGCRVCKQTGWVELMPCGMVHPNVLRAGGIDQDRYRGFAFGLGLTRLTMMNFSIPDIRLLGSGDLRLLDQFPAVL